The genomic window GTCAGATGGTACGGCGGCATTGCCTCCATCATTCTCCCGACGTTCTCGTTCTGGGTTGTCACGATAATCCTACTTCCTTTTCCACCGGCGACCAAGGCGTTGTAAAAAGTTCGCCATTTGTTAGGATCCTCATTCCACACATCATCCAGGACGAGCAGAAACCCTTTACCCTTTACTTTGGTACAAAGATCTTCTTGCAGTAAGTTCAGGTTTGTGGTCGAAGAAGAAAACCCGCTTGCAGAAGCCGATTCGAGCGTCTCTCTAGTTAGCTTTATCTCGTCGAAAGTCTCAGCCACATGCACCCACATTCTCAGCGAGAAACGCCTTTTTATCCGATCATCGTTGTACACAAGTTGAGTCAGAGTGGTCTTTCCTAACCCCCCCATGCCGACAATTGGGAGAATCGAAAGGCCGGTAGACGCGGACTTATTTGGCTTCAACAAGATTCTTACGATCTTCTCCCTGTCTTCTTCCCTGCCGAAAACTCTCGAATCGTCCACTAACGAACTGCTCTTTGTACGCTCCGTGATTTCCAGCTGGCTCGTCCTGCAAAACATTTGCAGGCCAACTATGTCGCGCTCCTTCACGAGCCTACCTAACTTCTCCTGAACTTTTCTTATTCGTCTGGCTATCTTGTAGTCGAATAAACGATTGTGCAGGCAAAGACAGCGCAAGTAGCTTCTCTCCTGCCTTTGTTGCTGCAACTTCAGTCGCAGGTCTTCGGTCACATACTCGTCCAGAAGCTCGTCCATCTCATAGGCAACATCCTTAAGCCGCGAGAGCCAGCAACTCACCACTTTGTCTTTAAATTGCTTCTCCTCCGCGTCTTCGACTGTCGCTCGTATCGTCGACAGGGTGTCCGACACGTCCTTCAGCTGCCCGCCGACGCCTCGAAGCAGCCTGAGCTCGTCGAGAACCACGGTCGACAGCTTCTCGAAAAGAACCTGCAGGAATGCGGACAAGACCGTGGCTGCGGCCATGATCGATCAATCGATCAATCCGGTATCAGTCTGCCAAGCACGAGGCGAAGAACTCAAACAAGAGTACTGGAAAGGATAGGATTGGAAGCTCCATCCTGTGGCATCTCTACTTGGTTactagctgctgctgctgctgcagcatgTTACAGACAAAACCATAAAAGAtcaaaagagaaggaaaagaaaaacaaaaacaaaaacaaaaaagacttGTCCTGTTCAGTCAAGATGCTTtgcattaaaaatatatatatatatcatttattgAATTGCTTGGTAGTTTCCATGCATGTGCTGTGTGGAGAGTCATGGTGATGGTCCCAGTCAGCTGTGGAAAAAGAAGGATCTATTTGTCGGCTGGGGATCTACCTTCACTTGTTAAAAACAAGTCCTTAGAGAGGTCCATTTTTATTGTATGATAGTAATAGTAATTCTCCATAACCAATGCTGCTACAAACAATTTGTAAAGAGGAAaggcaaatagtgcaaaatcaTCCCAACTGATTCTTCCAAAGGGTCTAAATCACATCGACGACTACTAAATTGTCGGACCGTTAGCTCtaaccattaatttcaaaagttcgagccgttagaaatacacaataaatttacttaaagtgtacagatacaGAGCATCATGgatttcgattgtgactcggcccaacccaacCTCATGCCACTTACACAATTTCGTACGTGACTCGCCTAACCTGGCTTACCGTCACAGGACAGGATGTTAGCCTTTTTTAAGTCAACAACCCCTTTTCCAGCACCTGTACAAAATGTGAAAATCGGACTCATGACGTCTGACTCTATACCAGTTATCAGATCGTTGACGCTAATCATTAGTCTAAAAAACTCAAGcggttagaaatacgcaaccacaACAAACAATTAGGAAAATTAATCTGAGCTAAGGAACACAAGATCTTTCTTAATTTgtggcaaaaaaattatagttggtGGGTATTAAGTATCagtaagaattaaaaaaaaggaaaataaggCATGCAAATAGTTTATGTGGTTGAGAATTGATCTACGTAAATGAAAGacgaaaacaaaaattatatttatgttttttgtttttttataaaatattagccAATAGACGCGCAAAATTCGCGTTGCATAATTTGAGGCGAATTTGATGAGATTTCATTTATAGTTAATATACGTTATGAAAAATCGCAAATTATTTCTCTTTGAATTCattataatatcttttttactatataaatgtgtataatttttttaaaaaataaacacattaaaataaaattttgtgtttttattaaataataaaataaaataggattTAATTGGACTAcgatttaacaaaattttaatttagaaatttctGAACGAATTTAGGTAAAATGGTTGTCTGTTTACAAAAAAAAGTAGATAGGGGCTTTTTAAataatctttcaaaaattttaattaatcaaataattcttccaaaattttatttagtcaACTTACTCTCTTCCTGTTGTTCTTTCACACAGATGCTTAGTTggataaaataaagttatttgaacaaataaaattttaataggagcatttaataaattgtaaaattttcaaGGGTTTATTTAAAAGAATTCCTAGATCGGGGGTGTATTTTAAATCAGTTGACTTTTAGGGGTTTCGCTGTACATTTTTACGTACTTTTGccatcaaaaccctagaatcgTCGTTACGGGAGAGCTTTGGCGCTCAACACGCACTCACAAAAGCCCCGAAAACCCTCGCTCTCGTCTCCCCCATGGCCTCCGCCGCGGGAACCAACAAtagcggcggcgccggcggcggcgccgccaccgccgcggcGGTTCCcgctccgccgctgccgccgcctcctcctgcGGTGGCGGTGGAGTGGCACCAGCGGCCGCCGAACCCTAAGAACCCGATCGTCTTCTTCGACGTCACCATCGGCACCATCCCCGCCGGGCGCATCAAGATGGAGCTCTTCGCCGATTTCGCCCCCAAGACCGCCGAGAACTTCAGGTATCGGATCGCTACTCTCGCCCTCTTCCTGCTCTGTATCGAGGGAAATGGGAAACACTAACCCTAGTTTTGTTTCCTTTGTATTGTAGGCAGTTTTGTACGGGCGAGTACAGGTACGGGGAATTGGATCCTCTTTGCTATGAAAactctaccttttttttttttaatataggttttttgtttgataaattttaagtattgATTGCAAATGTTTACTACTACTGCTCCTTTTTGATATTTGGATGTTAGGGTTAGATACTAGGATTCTTAACAAAGATGGAAGAGATGAAATTGGTGAATTGCTTAAGTTGGAGAGATTTAGAGTGAAAGGCCTTTTAACTCTTTGAGTTCTTTGGACTGAAAAATGAGGATTATTTTGTTCTGTGTATGATGCTGCAGTTATAGTTCCTTGGTTTGGCTATTTGGTGGAGATTATTAGTTATTACATCCCAAACAAAGTTTTAACTCATGCATATGGTATTAGGGAATGATCTCAAAATGTATCTTGTGAAAGGTATTAGTTAAATATCTTTCCCAGATCAGATCCTGTTGATCTGTGAAAGTGGAGACATAAGTAAGCATGTGGAACAGATGGCTAGAAGTTTAACTATCTACATGTTGTATTTGGTCCATTGGTATCGGCAGTTAAGCCAATATCAGCGTTAGAAATGAATTAATTGAAATTTGGGCCAAATTGTCGACAGCCAAATTGTCGACGGCTTATAAATTTTATGGACATTGAAGAATAAAAGAAATGTAATATCTCGTATTTTCCTAAAAGCAGATGTATTGTAGTTTTGTGAAATGCTCTTCTTAAAAGAACATGATACGTGATTTGCAGAAAGGGTGGAGTACCAATTGGTTATAAGGGATGTCAGTTTCATCGAGTTATAAAAGATTTCATGATTCAAGCGGGTGATTTCCTAAAGGTTTGTTTATCATCTTTTTTACATTTGGAAAAATTTTGTGCTTTTAACATACCTAATCCTGAAGCTTTAGGGTGATTGTGTATATCATCATACGGTTCATCAAATTCTCTTCTTTGACAATGTATATACCATTTATTAAGGTTCTGCTGTTATTGTTTTAACTTCATAGTGCAACATATGTATGATTCCTGCATTATCGTGCATGAATTGCTAATGCATGATGATTCTAAGTTTCTTTTTAGTACTTGTTCAATTTTATAATAAGCTCAAACACACACCATATAAGATACTTGGTAGGCATTCGCTTCaatctttttttataatcaatCTAAGGAACTGCCATCTACCATAGTTCGGAAACAGGTTTTCTATCTTGGATTCAATGTTGCAGGAATTTGCATCTGAAAACAAGGAACTGACAAGTATGCCTTCAGATGGTAGATACCAGCTACATTGCTTTAATTGTTGGATTTTCACTTTTCAGGGCGATGGCAGTGGCTGTGTAAGTATCTATGGCAGTAAGTTTGAGGATGAGAACTTCATTGCAAAGCATACTGGACCTGGTCTACTTTCTATGGTATGTGAAAACCATTGTTAAACAGTGTTCAATTTGATGCTTCCCATCCTTTTTGGATCTCTATATCTTTTCTAAGTCCCACTTCTCTCCCATCtatttacatttcatttcattatAGAAACATAAAGATAGTTTCCAGTCCCATTTTTATGGGATGTGGAAGAAAGAAGATGGAATTCAATCCACAGCTTATTGCCTTGAAAACATCAGTTCTTGCTACATCGGAATTGTGtattgattgcaaaaaaaaaaaaaaagtggaaggGAAACAGTGCATGTGCAGACATGATATGTTACTCTAGGACGACAATCGTAgcctttactctttattctatTGACTGCTCCAGTTATTTACCGTCTTAACacttttcatgtttttttttttaatgtactcTTTAATTCTAATGTTTTATTTCTTATTGGCAGGCAAATAGTGGGCCAAACTCTAATGGATGTCAGGTATACTATTAGCTGATTATAATTCTAGTAAATGTTGCAATTGGGTGTCTGTAGGACAACAATGTCTTTTCAGTGTTGCTAATTCAATCTGTTCGGGCTTTAAGCTGGTAAAACAACAACATTGTTGAAGAATTAGTTTTGTCCTAATTTTATTATCATGTGTTCATATCTTTACTCTTTCCTTTATGTAATTTGTTTCTCCTTTCATCGTTTTCTGCAGTTTTTTGTAACATGTGCAAAGTGCGAGTGGCTAGATAATAAGCATGTGGTCTTTGGGGTAAGTTtgcttttttagatttttagtgATAGCCAAGACTACTTTctatttttgtgaaattttatgATCTATGTAGATTTTGAATGTTCTCATTACGGTtattacttttaaattatatctTAATGAGTTGATATCACTTCTCGTTAAACATGTCTTACTATATCAATGTTTTTGCATTTTAATGGCTATGTGATCAAAATTTACTGTAGAGGGTTTTGGGGGAAGGACTTCTTGTTGTCAGAAAGATTGAGAATGTGGCGACTGGACCCAACAATCGGCCGAAACTTGCTTGTGTAATAGCTGAATGTGGCGAGATGTAGAACGCGGCATGTGTAAAACCATCGCTTTTCGTTATTTGGTTTCACTGAGTTACATTTATTGACTGATTTATCACTTGTACAACTTAACAGTAGAACTGTAGATGATAACATTCCGACGGTGAAGCTGAGTTGAAAGTTATCTTTCACCGAGACAAGTAATGATAGACTGCATGACCCTATATTTTTGTATTAGGGATTTTGGTCGATCTGTGACTTCATTTTTAAGAGATCCAAATTGGATTTTCATCTGCTGTACGCCGTCCGTCTTTCTGCTTTTATGCATTACTCACCCTCTACCTGTTAGAGGCTGCTGCGAAAGTAAACCAGACTTTTGGGATTTGTGTGTGTGGATGAGTGATCTGAAAACATCATTTGGGATTTGTGTGTGTGGATGAGTGATCTGAAAACATCATTACGGAATCCAAAGTGAAAATCCATCCCATTAACTTTGGGAAGGTGAAATACTTGGAGGTTTTTCTTATGCATCAAATTGCTGCAAAAATAATACAACACAAAGTACCATCACTTTCAAACATATGAAAATGGGCTTCCAATTCATAGATGATAAGAATCTTTTCTTCATCAAAATCATTATGAAGAAGAGGTTTTAGAAATATGACAACCCAAAGGATAAATCTTAGCAAAATGCCAAAATCTTATATAGGACAATGCATCAACCCATTTGCTGATGCGATCGATGCAAAAGCACAAGACCACCAACTCAAACTGATTTCTCCCTCATAATACGTTAGCTGGTCagttttttttgactttttctgTATATAAAGTGTTAAATCGTTAACAAGAGGTTATTAATCCCCTAGTTCTTACTTTTGAGTTCAACGAAATAACACTTTTTGTAGGAATAACCCTATGCAAGATACcttaattttaaacaaaatcaTAGCTTCCTTGTTCCTTGTTGACATCTGGCAAAAAAGAGCTTTGATCAGAGTAATATCCGGCTATTTcagaatcagaaaaaaaaaataatccaagtATTCATCATGTATAATAATTTGGGCACTCTGAAGTTCTTCATGGCCTAATAAAACTATGCTGTTAGGAACAACTGAGATCACCATAACACAATAATAGTTTTTTGGTTCAACTATGGAATAACCAACAACGAAAGCATGAAAGAATGAAGGATCATGAAATCCTCTGGCTTGCGAAAGCAAGGATCAAAGCAACGCAAAGATCCAATAAGGCTACATAATCCACCAGTAATAGAAATCGTGATCATCAAAAGACGGGGGAAAACAAGTAGTGAAAACCGCTGCAAGCTACATATCCAGGTGGATAAATATCATGTTATTAAAGAGTCGACGGAAGGGAGGAGCATTATTGCAgccttattttttatatcataaGCTAAAAATATTGGAGGAAAACATCCATCTGCAGTCTGCTTCGAGGAAAACAAATGAAGCCTTTCAAGAGAGACTCAACTTGAATATTTACTTCTATCTAATATTTCAACAAAGTAAAATCGCAAGAAGATAAAGTTCAAGAGAGTTAACCAGATTCTTCCTTCAATATATTGTGGGTACTGAATTCGAAAAGCCCTCCAAGACCTCTATAAAGTGATCCAATTTCAAAACAATATTTCCAGCACTAGTAAGGCTAGTGATCATGGCATACAAGGTGATTTTTTGCTTTCACTATTCATCAGGTTTAGCGCAAACTGGCAGCAAAATTGAAACAGTATCACAGGTTCAGTAGATTGCTAATTAACAGGGATCACTTACAGAACCACCTTTTCTGTTTTAAGGCTAATTGTACCTTGAAAACAGTAACAAATTCAATGAATTGTAACAGATTAGAAAGATTGCCTAGAAAGATTGCCTATTGTCTGTTTAAGTTAAACTATAAACCTCCTCTCTTTCAGAGTTAAGAGCATGGCAAAGGGGACCAGGTTAAAGAGGAAGATGTGATAAGAATATAAGGCTGATACGGAAGGAGAGAAATATGATCAGAGTTGTAAGATAAAAGGTGCATAATGGAACATACATCAACAAAGAGGAAAAACTGATACGACGAAGAAGAATTGGCATATCTAGTATTATGATTATTTGCTAATGTACTTATCCATGAAAAGGTTTAGGCAAGGCTTGGCTAAGTTCAGCACAAATTCGATTCTCCACTATTTAGGCAAATAAAACGACTATCGAGAGGACCAGACCAAGTGGCCCCTCGCAAATGACCAAACTTATCTCGACAATGCTCCTCGGTTATTACCAAAAGCTCCCTATAAATAAAACAGAAGTCCGACATATCAAGTTGAAAGGTAGTATCAGGTTCGATTAGTTGAACAACAGAACGAACATTTTCACTTTCCAAGAAGATTAACATTGCCATGGACGATACAGCAGATTCCGAACTACTAGGAAGATATAATGACTAGCTTGTCATTATGTTCGATGAAAAACTAAGTCACAAGAAAATTAGGTTACATAGTAACTAAAGGAATCAAATTTCTATTCCTCCTGTGAGCAATGTGAGCAAAGGGAACTCTAATACACTCCATATACTTCAAGGCACACTAAAAGTGCTAAAGAACCAGAGAAGCTGAAATGTAGAGTAAGCTGAAAAGATACTGAAACAAGAAgagacaacaacaacaacaaatccCACATTGATGCCGCAAACTAAGATCAACATCACAGTACTGTtgcaaaaattcaaactttatgCAATTCTACAGCTTCAAGCGCTTTTGTTCTGTAAATAAGGTGGTTATTTTCGATCCATTCCAAGGTTCAATTCTCGGAAAAGAGGACCTGGTAAACACGAAGATCATCGAGTCCTAACAAAAGGAGATGAAACAAATTACAAGGAAAACGAAAACGCACCCATCGTTCTCGATTTCGGGATCAAGCCGCCATGGGGTGATTCGCGACGTACTCGATGGCGAG from Ananas comosus cultivar F153 linkage group 23, ASM154086v1, whole genome shotgun sequence includes these protein-coding regions:
- the LOC109727914 gene encoding peptidyl-prolyl cis-trans isomerase CYP22 — its product is MASAAGTNNSGGAGGGAATAAAVPAPPLPPPPPAVAVEWHQRPPNPKNPIVFFDVTIGTIPAGRIKMELFADFAPKTAENFRQFCTGEYRKGGVPIGYKGCQFHRVIKDFMIQAGDFLKGDGSGCVSIYGSKFEDENFIAKHTGPGLLSMANSGPNSNGCQFFVTCAKCEWLDNKHVVFGRVLGEGLLVVRKIENVATGPNNRPKLACVIAECGEM